In Achromobacter pestifer, the DNA window GGAACAGGTCATAGGCCTGGGCCAGCGGGCGCGACAGGGTCGAACCGATGTTCTCTTCGAAATCGATGCGCCACAGTTCGCCTTCCTGCAAGGTGATGTTGCGGATCTGAGCACCGCCATGCCACATGCCGCGCGCGTGGAAGGCAGCCAGGTCGGCCGCGGCGGCGCGCGCCAGCCATAGCCGGGAGGTCGTGTCCTCGTTGCGGATCAGGTCGGCCAGGTCCTCGCCCACGTACTCCAGCACCAGCAGACCCTGCTCCTGCCACCAGACCTCGGGCACACGGCAGCCTGCCTTCAACAGCTGCGCAAGGCGCTGCGACTCGTGCGCCAGGCCGTTGCGCAACAACACGCCCGGACGCGGAAACTCACCCAGGAATATCTTGCACACCACTCCCAGGAACAGGGCGCGCACGTAGCGCAGCGCGTAGCTCACGCCCTGGCCGATGCTGGGGCGGCGGCGTTTGATGATGCAGCGCACGCCATCTATCGTCACATCCCGCACCGAAGGTTCACGCGACGCATCCACACTATCCAGCCAGGCTCGCAAGCCGGCAGGCGCGTTGTGGTGAACGGGGGGCTGAGTCAAGACGTCCTCTGAAGAGTGCGGCGTAAGCCGGGATCGTGGAGTCCGAAGACTACACGCAATACGCGTAGCGCAAAAAAGAAAAAAAGCCGGCACGCGGGCCGGCTTCCTTTTACTGCGGGTACCGGCTTAGGACAGTTCGCCTTCGACCAGGACCGTCACGTCGACCAGCACGTCGGCGTGCAGGGCAACCTGGATCGGGAACTCGCCGATCGCCTTCAGCTGGCCGTTGGGCAGGCGGACTTGCGCCTTTTCCACGGCTTCGAAACCGGCCTTCTTCAGACCTTCGGCGATGTCGGCGTTGGTGACCGAACCGAACAGACGGCCGTCGACGCCAGCCTTCTGGGAGATCTTCAGCTGGAAGCCGGCAAGGCGCTCGCCCAGAGCCTGGGCGGCGGCCAGCTTTTCAGCCTGGACCTTTTCCAGTTCGGCGCGGCGCGCTTCGAATTCCTTCAGGGCGGCGTCGGTTGCACGACGGGCCTTGCGCTGGGGGATCAGGAAGTTGCGGGCGTAGCCATCACGCACGCGGACGACTTCGCCGAGGTTACCCAGGTTGACGACTTTTTCGAGCAGAATAACTTGCATTTCAGTGCCCCGGATTAGTTGTGGTTGTCGGTGTAAGGCAACAGGGCCAGGAAGCGCGCGCGCTTGATGGCGGTGTCCAGCTGGCGCTGGTAGATTGCCTTGGTGCCGGTCAGGCGAGCCGGGATGATCTTGCCGTTTTCTTGCACGAAGTCGCGCAGGGTGTCCAGATCCTTGTAGTCGATCTCTTCCACGCCGGCAGCGGTGAAGCGGCAGAACTTACGACGCTTGAAAAGCGGGTTCTGCTGCGTGAATTTGCGTTTTTCCTTGCGTTTTCCGAAGAAAGCCATGATATGTGCCTCTTTGTTTGAGGGGGCCGGGTTTTA includes these proteins:
- the rpsR gene encoding 30S ribosomal protein S18; protein product: MAFFGKRKEKRKFTQQNPLFKRRKFCRFTAAGVEEIDYKDLDTLRDFVQENGKIIPARLTGTKAIYQRQLDTAIKRARFLALLPYTDNHN
- the rplI gene encoding 50S ribosomal protein L9, which produces MQVILLEKVVNLGNLGEVVRVRDGYARNFLIPQRKARRATDAALKEFEARRAELEKVQAEKLAAAQALGERLAGFQLKISQKAGVDGRLFGSVTNADIAEGLKKAGFEAVEKAQVRLPNGQLKAIGEFPIQVALHADVLVDVTVLVEGELS